CGGAAACCGGACCGGGGAAGCCGGCATGTTGTTCCTCGCCTCAGCCGTGCTGGCTCTTGCGGTCTATCGGGCACGGCGCGTGTTTTTTGCGCAGCTCAGAGCCGAGCAAGCGCGCGAGGAGGCGCAAGCAACTAGAGAGCGTGCAACTAGCGTTCTTGGAAAATACGTCCCGGAGGCTGTGGCGATGCGCCTGGTTAACGACACTCAGGCGATGGTCCCGCAAGAGGTACACGGCGTTGTTTTGATCGCTGACATTGCCGGGTTTTCCGACTTCGCGTCCGGCAAGCCTCCGACCGAAGTGATCGGACGATTGAACGACTTCCTCGATCTGGCGGCAACGAGCGTTGCCACACATAACGGTGTGGTCATTCTGTTCACCGGCGATGGATTGCTGGCAAGCTTCAATACCCCAATTCCGATAGAAACCCCGGAACGCGCCGCTCTGGCTTGCGCCCGAGATCTGGTTGCCCATGCCCATTCCGAAGGGTTCCAATTGCGCGTGGGGCTTGCCAGTGGCCCGCTGGCGGCCGGCAGCGTCGGCTCTTCCGAGCGCCAGGCGTTCACCGTTTACGGCGAAACCGTCAACCGGGCGGCCCGGCTTGAGGCCTTGGGCAAAGAACTCAAGGCAGCAATCATCGCGGATACCGGCGTTGCGCAAACGTCAGATGAAATAGAACTGACCCTTGCCGGTGAACACCAACTCAAGGGTATTCCCGGCAGCTGGCCAATCTGGACGTGGCGTCCGGACTGATCCGCCGGAGGACAGCAGAACAAAAACTAATCGGCGCTAGGGTGGCCTTGACCGGTGATCATGGCTTCTAGAGCGGTCTCCACGATTTTCTCCAACTCACCGCTACCCCGCATTTCTGCCAGAATAGCGGCGAGTTGCGGTACGAGGTCCGCTTGTTTTTCATGCAAATAATGAAACATCGGTTCCACTTGGAACGGCCGCCCCAGGGGAACTACGTCGGTTAGACCGAGTTCGGCTATGGCCAGCGCACCGTCGATTTGATCACTGACGACCGCATCGAGACGGCCAGCCGCGAGGAGACGAAAAAGCTCGGTCTCCGATTGCCCGGCCCACAAGTTCTCAAAACCTTGTGTGAACTGTTCCGCTTGAACAATACCTTCCAGATAGCCCACACGCAGCTTCGCAAGATTTCCAGTTACAATCTGATCTTTATCGGCGGCGCGCACATAGACGACCCCTTTCAATTCCATGTTAGGGACCGGCACTTGCACCAAGGTAGGATAGTGCTCTTTGACTGCACCAATACGGACGAGCTCACCATCAACCTTGCCGCTCGATGAAATCACCAGAGACCTGTTTCCAGACGTTGGATAGATCTCGACCGGAATGCCCAAGCGCTCATAGGCTTGTGTCATGATGATCTCGGCGATCTTAGTCAACGGCGAGTTTTCGATCGTCGAAATCACGAGCGTGTCCTGCTCTGCCTGAGAAGGAAAAGCCCAAACCAACACCACAAAGCAAAATGCATAGAAACGACACAACATAAACTTCG
This window of the Roseibium alexandrii DFL-11 genome carries:
- a CDS encoding substrate-binding periplasmic protein, which produces MISTIENSPLTKIAEIIMTQAYERLGIPVEIYPTSGNRSLVISSSGKVDGELVRIGAVKEHYPTLVQVPVPNMELKGVVYVRAADKDQIVTGNLAKLRVGYLEGIVQAEQFTQGFENLWAGQSETELFRLLAAGRLDAVVSDQIDGALAIAELGLTDVVPLGRPFQVEPMFHYLHEKQADLVPQLAAILAEMRGSGELEKIVETALEAMITGQGHPSAD
- a CDS encoding adenylate/guanylate cyclase domain-containing protein encodes the protein MSRLETAERAGLKLAVLCRTAVIGVSAVYWVAATTLIGASVSLTAMGILASLTIYGVIAYFLIGTRLDRWWLKYTIYTIDILAVCAAFALLPLRQGQDIPQIIAFRAYGIHFLFPLIAMACLSLSWRLVLWSGFVALAGWFTAYWWVLQDMPRIIEWRDFPDDPTTADYETLFLSTEFAGTGNRTGEAGMLFLASAVLALAVYRARRVFFAQLRAEQAREEAQATRERATSVLGKYVPEAVAMRLVNDTQAMVPQEVHGVVLIADIAGFSDFASGKPPTEVIGRLNDFLDLAATSVATHNGVVILFTGDGLLASFNTPIPIETPERAALACARDLVAHAHSEGFQLRVGLASGPLAAGSVGSSERQAFTVYGETVNRAARLEALGKELKAAIIADTGVAQTSDEIELTLAGEHQLKGIPGSWPIWTWRPD